Part of the Triticum aestivum cultivar Chinese Spring chromosome 4D, IWGSC CS RefSeq v2.1, whole genome shotgun sequence genome is shown below.
AATTAAAGAAATGGGCTTGATTGCACAACTCACTGTTCCTACCCGCAGAATATAGCAAGGTGTGTACATAATAAGTTTTGAAGGGCCAAAGTTAAGTGCATTCCATACTATATTCTAAATACACCATGTTCAAGTGTGTGAGGATTTTTTTTACGAAATTCAGCGACCAGTGTGTATCAGATCTGTTCTGAGCACCTCCACCCCAAACTAACACACACATACTTGCCCAAATAGATGTTTGATAACCTATCTGTAGAATGATATAGTGATGTGTACTTGTAAACTCTAGTACATGCTAAATGGTGTGGTGCTGCCCCTGTTATAGGGGCGGACGACGGCACAATGCGGCTGTTTGGACTAACTGAGCTTATCTGTAGATAAACTAACCATAACACAAGGTGAATAACAGGTTTACTTTCAAGTTATGCCTAAATTAGACAGAAGAGCCCAGTACCTCCTTGGACCGTTTATAGAAGTTAAAAACATATAAGGTGCATGAATGAACAATAAAATGCCAATAATAACATTGCTACTTACTCACTGATCCCCTCGTACACCATCCCGAATGAGCCACTTCCCAGAAGTGCACCACGCATCCATGACTTGATGTTCCGCTTGAACTTGCCATTCGGCGAGATGACGAACACGGCCTCTGTATTCGTGCTAGATGCATCATCATCATTTGTTGTCGACAATGAGGATGTCCCGGTGAACCCTTCAAAGGTCTCCCCTACCCTCCACCCTTTAAGCTCCCCCTCAAGCCCTGTCAATCCTTCATCGTTCTCCTCAGGATTATCCTCCTCTGTGTCTGACATGCGAGATGTTTCAACATGTCCATAGGCCATTCTCAGTTCACTATTCTCCTCCGTGGGAGCGAACGAGTTCACAATGTCCCAGGCCGATCCGCTCATGATCTCAGCCACAGACGACTGCCTCGCCGGAGGCGGTGCGAGCCCCGTGATCGGTGGAGGCGGGGAGAGCACTGGCGGCCGGACGCCCCGGATCCCGACCTCACCGCCGCCCCTTCTCGGCGAGAGAAGTGACAAGGCCACGATGGGCGCCGCAACAGCAACCACACGGGTAGCTTTGGGGGATTCCTCCGGCGGCGCGATGATGGGTTCCTCCACCGAGTCAGTGGCAGTGGCGGTGGATGCGGAGGAGTGGATGGACTCCTCGGGAATGGGGTCGGGGAAGGAGTGAGGCGCGGGCCACGGGGCCTCGGGGGCGGAGACGGTGCGGACGACGGGGGCGGGCTCGTCCACGGGAGGAGCCGACGAGTCCGGGTCCGGGCGGGGGCGGGCGAGGAGGTCGGAGCTGGAGCGCGCCTTGCGGGCCTCCCaggcggcgacggggatggcgaAGTCCTCCGGGCCCGACAGCCCCAGGCTGCGGCAGAGCTCGTCGACCTCCCCCTCCGCGCTGCCGTTGATGCGgaagtccgcgccgccgcccctggccACGAGGTCGAGCGAGCGCGTCGGCCGCGTCCCCGGCGAGCGCTCCGACGACGAGGTCGACCACGAGGCGGACACggacgtcgtcgccgccgccgccgccgccgcccccgcctcgTAGTCGATGTGCTTCGCCGCGTTGCGCCGCTCCAGCCGCGGGCTGCGTCCGcggctcccgctcccgctcccacTCCCACTCCCGCTGCCGCGGCCGCtccccccgccgccgctgcggcggcTGCTGCCGGAGTCCATGGCGGCGGCGTCCCCGCCGAcgccgcggcggccggaggaggaggcgggcgaggACTACTTGCTACGGGCCCACGAGAACATCTGGATCCATATGCCGGACCGAGGCTGCTGCGCGGCGCCGAATTTGAGGCCCCGCGCCGCAGGATTTGGGGATTGGGGGGCTCCCGTCGCCGTCGGCCTCGGCGGCTTGCGGCTGCTtgcgggggaggaggaggtggcgtgcGCGCTCGCTGGCGCGCGGTGGGTAAATAATTTCCGACGCGGCCGGTCCCGCGGGTTCAATGCCAGGTGGGCCTGCGCCGTCGAGGGGCCCGCGGGCAGTCGCGTCGAGGTCGGGACGTCGGGCCTGCCGTGGTCTCTTTGGGGAAGGGGACGTCGGGGTGGCTGGACGCGGGTTGACTGCGACGACCGGCGGTGGATTGGCCCGCGGTTACAAGGACGGGCGGACGGGGTCGATGCGGCTTacgggtgggtcccaccagtcagcgggaGACGCGAGCGGTGAAAACGTTGGCGTGGACGTGCGGCCAGTGCCCAGTGGTGTGAAAGCGCGCCGTCGCCGGTCCGTCCACCGGCTGTCAACGGCAGTGGCGCGCGCGCGGCGcacggcggtggccggcggcgcaGGCAACAGAAATACAGAATTCAAGGCCATCTGGGTCGGGCATCTGGGGACTATGGTACAGTAATTGCAAGCAAGTGGTGGTCATTTGTAGTAGTACAAGTTGCAAACCAAAACACAAAAGGCGAATCTCGATGGACGTTGCCACCTTTCTTAGAGAAAGAAAAAAATCGTGCTGCTTTTACAGTCTCAGTCTTGACAACTACTTCTACTTGACGAGCACTCCTCGATCGGAAATGTTGATTGCTGGATGGAGAAACGGTGTGAGATTATTTCTGTCTGGAAGAAGAATGTTGCGCCATTCGGGTGGATTGGTTTGATTAGCAGCTTTAGCGCTGGCCTCCCGCGTGAGACAGATCGGCTGAGCTTTACTAACTTTCTCCGGCGGCGTCCGGCCGTGTCTACGTGTGCGTGTGGCTCATGTGCTTCCAGCTCGACGGCGACCCGTGGAAGTGGAAGTGGAAGTGGGAGCGCCGAGTGTGGATGAC
Proteins encoded:
- the LOC123095819 gene encoding mitogen-activated protein kinase kinase kinase 1 produces the protein MDSGSSRRSGGGGSGRGSGSGSGSGSGSRGRSPRLERRNAAKHIDYEAGAAAAAAATTSVSASWSTSSSERSPGTRPTRSLDLVARGGGADFRINGSAEGEVDELCRSLGLSGPEDFAIPVAAWEARKARSSSDLLARPRPDPDSSAPPVDEPAPVVRTVSAPEAPWPAPHSFPDPIPEESIHSSASTATATDSVEEPIIAPPEESPKATRVVAVAAPIVALSLLSPRRGGGEVGIRGVRPPVLSPPPPITGLAPPPARQSSVAEIMSGSAWDIVNSFAPTEENSELRMAYGHVETSRMSDTEEDNPEENDEGLTGLEGELKGWRVGETFEGFTGTSSLSTTNDDDASSTNTEAVFVISPNGKFKRNIKSWMRGALLGSGSFGMVYEGISDEGAFFAVKEVSLLDQGSNAQQSILSLEQEIALLSQFEHENIVQYYGTDKEESKLYIFIELVTQGSLSSLYQKYKLRDSQVSAYTRQILNGLVYLHERNVVHRDIKCANILVHANGSVKLADFGLAKEMSKINMLRSCKGSVYWMAPEVVNPRKTYGPAADMWSLGCTVLEMLTRQIPYPNVEWTNAFFMIGKGEQPPIPSYLSTEAQDFIRQCVRVDPDERPSASQLLAHPFVNRPLRASFDSLSPPINRP